The following coding sequences are from one Novosphingobium sp. KACC 22771 window:
- a CDS encoding DUF3237 domain-containing protein, translated as MGKGLIAAGLALAASPAVGQGPAAPAPTLDYAFTARITLAPPVEQGEVAGGRKRFIAITGGTVDGPMLKGTIMPGGGDWQTIMPGGLTKVEARYFMKSADGTVVEITNPGVRVASPEVTEKLAKGEKVDPSAYYFRTTPRFDVKAGPQEWLARSAFVARGIRMPDHVVIDFYIVR; from the coding sequence ATGGGCAAGGGTCTGATTGCGGCGGGCCTTGCGCTCGCCGCTTCGCCTGCGGTGGGCCAAGGCCCCGCCGCCCCAGCGCCCACGCTCGATTATGCGTTCACCGCGCGCATCACCCTTGCCCCGCCGGTTGAGCAGGGCGAGGTGGCGGGCGGGCGCAAACGCTTTATCGCCATCACCGGCGGGACCGTTGATGGGCCGATGCTGAAGGGCACAATCATGCCCGGTGGCGGCGATTGGCAAACGATCATGCCCGGTGGCCTGACCAAGGTGGAGGCGCGCTACTTCATGAAGAGCGCCGATGGCACAGTGGTCGAAATCACCAATCCGGGCGTGCGCGTGGCCAGCCCGGAGGTGACTGAAAAACTGGCCAAGGGCGAAAAGGTTGATCCCTCGGCCTATTATTTCCGCACCACGCCGCGCTTTGACGTCAAGGCGGGGCCGCAGGAATGGCTGGCCCGGTCAGCCTTTGTGGCGCGCGGCATCCGCATGCCCGACCATGTGGTCATCGACTTTTACATCGTGCGATAA
- a CDS encoding TonB-dependent receptor: MIHIRRRHAPIFALLLSGVAGPALAQSAPAAPQNTGLADIVVTAERREQSLQQVPISATVLNAEDLQRKGVGNLADIQQVAPSIAINTVNRSTFVNIRGVGIAQSAPTSNPGVAYYIDGQLIPHEQFIGISFYDIASIEVLRGPQGTLTGQNSTGGAIYVRTPKPQFDALNAMANLTVGNYGRYRAETAANIGGENVALRLAYVHEERDSYTKNIAANAQSQPGNLKMDAVRANLRVRGMDGTLDLNLRAEYFNSRSDSIAIKNRNDAVTSNPFQIEEDARSYLNQHGYRLAMDARVDLTDRVQFRTLTSWQDGKTQDQTDGDRTATAAPRPPAANVGRVSQSSTQFQTFIQEVNLLSTDKGPLQWVLGAFFMDEKVPVTLLRDNNNVRDFVSSTSSIITTAKNTTYSGFGQINYHFNDRLEVVVGGRYSWDSQVYTRFAVPGAGFTLPFTSSISTNQLTGKVGINYHLNRDGLLYVSASKGYKAGGVNLTPNTPNFSPERNFVYEAGFKTQFLDRHLRVNGDVFYSVYKDIQLSSLVGGLPVTQNALGGHAKGAELEVTGQFGGLGLNMGAGLLDAKFSNAACISDTNAAGTDAGCPTNLRFVPQGRTLPFSPKLTLNGGIQYAIPLGGDITATPRLQWSHVSSQYATPFPSIATLVPGRDLLDARVTLDFHHGWQVEAFVQNLTNKLYIASQIQNASSADGGIIYGAPRTFGLRLKAVFGK, from the coding sequence ATGATCCATATTCGCAGGCGCCATGCGCCCATTTTTGCGCTGCTGCTGTCCGGTGTGGCCGGGCCCGCCCTGGCCCAGAGCGCTCCCGCCGCGCCCCAAAATACCGGTCTGGCCGACATTGTCGTCACCGCCGAGCGCCGTGAACAAAGCCTCCAACAGGTTCCCATCTCGGCCACAGTGCTCAATGCCGAGGATCTGCAGCGCAAGGGCGTGGGCAATCTGGCCGATATTCAGCAGGTTGCGCCCTCGATTGCGATTAACACCGTCAACCGCTCCACCTTCGTCAACATTCGCGGCGTGGGCATCGCGCAAAGCGCGCCCACGTCCAACCCCGGTGTTGCCTATTACATCGACGGACAACTCATCCCGCATGAGCAATTCATCGGCATCAGCTTTTATGACATCGCCTCCATCGAGGTCTTGCGCGGGCCACAGGGCACGCTGACCGGCCAGAATTCAACCGGCGGCGCGATCTATGTCCGCACACCCAAGCCACAGTTCGATGCCCTGAACGCCATGGCCAATCTGACGGTGGGCAATTACGGCCGCTATCGCGCGGAAACGGCGGCCAATATCGGCGGCGAGAATGTCGCGCTGCGTCTGGCCTATGTGCATGAAGAGCGCGACAGCTATACCAAAAACATCGCTGCCAACGCTCAGAGCCAGCCCGGCAATCTGAAAATGGACGCTGTGCGCGCCAATCTGCGCGTGCGGGGCATGGACGGCACGCTCGACCTCAACCTGCGCGCCGAATATTTCAATTCGCGCAGCGACAGCATCGCCATCAAGAACCGCAATGATGCCGTCACCAGCAACCCTTTCCAAATCGAGGAGGACGCGCGCTCCTATCTCAACCAGCACGGCTATCGTCTGGCGATGGATGCCCGCGTAGATCTGACCGATCGGGTGCAGTTCCGCACGCTGACCAGTTGGCAGGACGGCAAGACGCAGGATCAGACCGACGGCGACCGCACCGCTACCGCCGCCCCGCGCCCGCCCGCCGCCAATGTCGGCCGCGTCAGCCAGTCGAGCACCCAGTTCCAGACCTTCATTCAGGAAGTGAACCTGCTTTCCACCGACAAGGGGCCGTTGCAATGGGTGCTGGGCGCGTTCTTTATGGACGAAAAGGTGCCGGTCACGCTGCTGCGCGACAACAACAACGTTCGCGATTTTGTCAGCAGCACCAGCTCGATCATCACCACTGCCAAGAACACCACCTATTCCGGCTTTGGCCAGATCAACTATCATTTCAACGACCGGCTCGAAGTGGTGGTCGGCGGGCGTTATAGCTGGGACAGTCAGGTCTACACCCGCTTTGCCGTGCCCGGCGCGGGCTTCACCCTGCCCTTTACCTCCTCGATTTCCACCAATCAACTGACCGGCAAGGTGGGGATCAATTACCACCTGAACCGCGACGGCCTGCTCTATGTCTCGGCGTCGAAGGGTTACAAGGCGGGCGGCGTCAACCTGACGCCCAACACGCCCAATTTCAGCCCCGAGCGCAATTTCGTCTATGAGGCGGGCTTCAAGACCCAGTTCCTCGACCGCCATCTCCGGGTCAATGGCGATGTGTTCTATTCGGTTTACAAGGACATCCAGCTTTCCAGCCTTGTGGGCGGCCTGCCCGTCACGCAAAACGCGCTGGGCGGCCATGCCAAGGGGGCCGAGCTGGAAGTGACGGGCCAGTTCGGCGGTCTGGGCCTGAATATGGGCGCGGGCTTGCTGGATGCGAAATTCAGCAATGCCGCCTGTATTTCCGACACCAATGCGGCCGGAACCGATGCCGGATGCCCGACCAACCTGCGTTTTGTGCCGCAAGGGCGCACCCTGCCCTTCTCGCCCAAGCTGACGCTGAATGGCGGCATCCAATATGCAATCCCGCTGGGCGGCGACATCACCGCCACGCCGCGCCTGCAATGGAGCCATGTGTCGAGCCAATACGCCACCCCCTTTCCGAGCATCGCCACACTGGTGCCGGGGCGCGATCTGCTCGATGCGCGGGTCACGCTGGATTTCCACCATGGCTGGCAGGTGGAAGCCTTTGTCCAGAACCTGACGAACAAGCTCTACATCGCCTCGCAGATTCAGAATGCGTCCAGCGCGGATGGCGGCATCATCTATGGCGCCCCGCGCACCTTTGGGCTGCGCCTCAAGGCTGTGTTCGGCAAATAA
- a CDS encoding Bcr/CflA family efflux MFS transporter, whose protein sequence is MNAAMLGLALVAALGSMAIHMLVPALPQIAHDFATDAHGAQLTVSIYMVGLGAAQLVAGPAVDRLGRRPVLLCGLVLYGLGALGCALAGSLSMLLAARSVQAAGGAAGVVTARVMVGDLFGRDEAAARQASLMTIVLISPALAPVLGGFLTALAGWRTIPVVLAVVAFGVLALVWPRLPHGAKAVRAQGAAPDLGRLLGNARFMLSTLAMASASSTLYMFLASAPFLLRDEGLDPRRIGIALLVVAAASIAGTRLVRHVSRGGYGLAIGTGLILAGACAAGLLASMGLHTPAALIAPVVLVGLGAGVAGPSAMAIIVFAEESMAGTATSIAGATQMLASAGATLALGLIAPISSWRLALAMMATAAVCAMAGWRGSRAAKAYEREQS, encoded by the coding sequence ATGAATGCGGCGATGCTGGGGCTGGCGCTGGTGGCGGCGCTGGGGTCGATGGCGATCCATATGCTGGTGCCCGCTTTGCCCCAAATCGCGCATGATTTCGCCACCGATGCCCATGGCGCGCAATTGACGGTCAGCATTTACATGGTCGGCCTTGGCGCGGCGCAATTGGTGGCCGGGCCTGCGGTGGACCGGCTGGGGCGCAGGCCGGTTCTTCTGTGTGGCCTTGTGCTTTATGGGCTGGGGGCGCTGGGCTGCGCGCTGGCGGGGTCCTTGTCGATGCTGCTGGCGGCGCGCAGCGTTCAGGCGGCGGGCGGCGCGGCGGGCGTGGTGACGGCGCGCGTGATGGTGGGCGATCTGTTCGGGCGGGATGAGGCCGCCGCGCGACAGGCGAGCCTGATGACCATCGTGCTGATCTCGCCCGCGCTGGCGCCGGTGCTGGGCGGTTTTCTGACGGCGCTGGCCGGGTGGCGGACGATCCCTGTGGTGCTGGCGGTGGTGGCATTTGGCGTGCTGGCGCTGGTCTGGCCGCGATTGCCTCATGGCGCAAAGGCTGTGCGGGCGCAGGGGGCTGCGCCTGATCTGGGCCGCCTGCTGGGCAATGCGCGCTTCATGCTCTCCACGCTGGCCATGGCTTCGGCCAGCAGCACTTTGTACATGTTTCTGGCCTCAGCTCCTTTTCTGCTGCGCGATGAAGGGCTTGATCCGCGGCGGATCGGGATAGCGCTCCTGGTGGTGGCCGCCGCCTCAATTGCCGGTACGCGATTGGTGCGGCATGTGTCGCGCGGGGGTTATGGGCTGGCAATTGGGACGGGGCTGATCCTGGCGGGGGCCTGCGCGGCGGGTCTGCTGGCAAGCATGGGGCTGCATACGCCCGCCGCGTTGATTGCGCCGGTCGTGCTGGTGGGGCTGGGCGCGGGGGTGGCCGGACCTTCGGCCATGGCCATCATCGTCTTTGCCGAGGAAAGCATGGCCGGCACCGCCACCAGCATCGCGGGCGCCACGCAAATGCTGGCCAGCGCGGGGGCGACGCTGGCGCTGGGCTTGATTGCGCCCATTTCATCATGGCGCCTCGCGCTGGCGATGATGGCGACGGCGGCGGTCTGCGCGATGGCCGGTTGGCGCGGATCGCGGGCGGCAAAAGCGTATGAGAGAGAACAATCTTGA
- a CDS encoding MFS transporter, producing MNQSANSALEQTIGAKVIARLVVPCALYILIGAIDRTNVAFAALTMNRDLGLSPAQYGFGAGVLFIGYMLAKYPSVLLYEAIGMHRWLAAITAVWGICSASMALVHTNSQLYALRIAIGFAEGGLSSGLMLYLSLWASERHRAAILAIPIMSINVAQVIGAPVSGLLLDWANPWGIAPWRMMFIAEALPALALALFAYLWFPDTPDHARWLNDEQRAWIAAHVRGAQKAPSGGERWAVLRSKVGWTCAAIWFCILASNYGIMFWLPQVVKGMGNLTSTETGIIVALPNAASAIGLLLNARHSDRTGERFLHVAVPALLGGVLLVCAWGLGAGAAGLLCLILGGACTGCTVAAFWAIPTRMLAPQSLAMGIVVINMAGSLAGATVPPLMGVLKQATGSFLPPTLLLLGLAGACAGLVLLARRQSA from the coding sequence ATGAATCAATCCGCCAACAGCGCGCTGGAACAGACCATCGGCGCGAAAGTCATCGCGCGGCTGGTGGTCCCTTGCGCGCTCTATATCCTGATCGGGGCGATTGACCGCACCAATGTCGCCTTTGCCGCGCTGACCATGAACCGCGATCTGGGCCTTTCGCCCGCGCAATACGGGTTTGGCGCGGGGGTGCTGTTCATCGGCTATATGCTGGCCAAATATCCCAGCGTGCTGCTCTATGAGGCTATCGGCATGCATCGCTGGCTGGCGGCGATCACGGCGGTGTGGGGGATCTGTTCGGCCAGCATGGCGCTGGTTCATACCAATAGCCAACTTTATGCACTGCGCATCGCCATCGGGTTTGCCGAAGGGGGCCTCTCGTCGGGCCTGATGCTCTATCTCAGCCTCTGGGCGAGCGAGCGGCATCGCGCGGCGATCCTTGCCATCCCGATCATGTCGATCAATGTGGCGCAGGTGATCGGTGCGCCGGTGTCGGGCCTGCTGCTCGATTGGGCCAATCCGTGGGGCATCGCGCCGTGGCGGATGATGTTTATCGCCGAAGCCTTGCCCGCGCTGGCGCTGGCGCTGTTTGCCTACCTCTGGTTTCCCGATACGCCCGACCACGCGCGCTGGTTGAACGACGAGCAGCGCGCCTGGATCGCCGCCCATGTGCGCGGCGCGCAAAAGGCCCCCTCGGGCGGCGAGCGCTGGGCTGTGCTGCGCAGCAAGGTGGGCTGGACCTGCGCCGCCATATGGTTCTGCATTCTGGCCAGCAATTACGGCATCATGTTCTGGCTGCCCCAGGTGGTCAAAGGCATGGGCAATCTGACCTCGACCGAAACCGGCATCATCGTCGCGCTGCCCAATGCGGCCAGCGCGATCGGCCTGCTGCTCAACGCCCGCCATTCGGACCGCACGGGGGAAAGGTTCCTGCATGTCGCCGTCCCGGCTTTGCTGGGCGGGGTGCTGCTGGTCTGCGCATGGGGGTTGGGCGCGGGGGCGGCGGGGCTGTTGTGCCTGATTTTGGGCGGGGCCTGCACCGGCTGCACGGTGGCCGCGTTCTGGGCGATCCCCACGCGGATGCTGGCGCCGCAAAGCCTGGCCATGGGCATTGTCGTCATCAACATGGCGGGCAGTCTGGCGGGGGCGACAGTGCCGCCGCTGATGGGCGTTTTGAAACAGGCAACCGGGTCCTTTCTGCCGCCCACGCTTTTGCTGCTGGGGCTGGCAGGGGCTTGTGCCGGGCTGGTCTTGCTGGCGCGCAGGCAATCGGCATGA
- a CDS encoding LacI family DNA-binding transcriptional regulator: MNEPSTRNPTLDDVAALASVSTATVSRYLNNPKVVASATAERIRDAIAQTGYIPNMLAGGLASSKSKMVSVLIPHLTDSIFNDTIQTMAEELAGAGTTVMMGLTGIAPERTDEMILAAMGRRVDAIISTAPLGPQTRELVERFPGLFIQIWELPENPPGIAVGFSHRDVGRDVARFLQTRGYRRPLLVTAQGVRARMRSDGFIEEWQDLGGGEVAQAQVDIPSRFGHARRIFADMRRMAQLPDVVVCGSDYLAQGLIIEAQAAGLRVPDQLAVMGFGNSALAGAMRPTITTVDIDGSRIAREAIAAIRHHATGAPPIARSIDVGFRLIERESA; encoded by the coding sequence ATGAACGAGCCTTCCACCCGCAATCCCACGCTGGATGATGTTGCCGCGCTGGCATCGGTTTCCACCGCCACGGTCAGCCGCTATCTCAACAATCCCAAGGTGGTGGCCTCCGCGACCGCCGAACGTATCCGCGATGCGATTGCCCAGACCGGCTATATTCCCAATATGCTGGCGGGCGGGCTGGCCTCGTCCAAGTCGAAGATGGTCTCGGTGCTGATCCCGCATCTGACGGATTCGATCTTCAATGATACGATCCAGACCATGGCCGAGGAATTGGCGGGGGCGGGGACCACGGTGATGATGGGCCTGACCGGGATTGCGCCCGAACGCACCGATGAGATGATTTTGGCCGCGATGGGGCGGCGGGTCGATGCGATCATTTCGACCGCGCCGCTGGGGCCGCAGACGCGCGAACTGGTCGAACGCTTTCCCGGCCTGTTCATCCAGATCTGGGAATTGCCGGAAAATCCGCCGGGCATTGCGGTGGGCTTTTCGCACCGTGATGTGGGGCGCGATGTGGCGCGGTTTCTCCAGACGCGGGGCTATCGCCGTCCCTTGCTGGTGACGGCGCAGGGGGTGCGGGCGCGTATGCGTTCGGACGGTTTTATCGAGGAATGGCAGGATCTTGGCGGCGGCGAGGTGGCCCAGGCGCAGGTCGATATCCCCTCGCGCTTTGGCCATGCGCGACGCATCTTTGCCGATATGCGGCGGATGGCGCAATTGCCCGACGTGGTGGTCTGCGGCTCGGATTATCTGGCGCAGGGCCTGATTATCGAGGCGCAGGCGGCAGGGCTGCGCGTGCCCGATCAACTGGCCGTGATGGGCTTTGGCAATTCGGCGCTGGCCGGGGCGATGCGGCCCACGATCACCACGGTGGACATTGACGGATCGCGCATCGCCCGCGAGGCGATTGCCGCCATCCGCCACCATGCCACCGGCGCGCCGCCGATTGCGCGCAGCATCGATGTCGGCTTTCGCCTGATCGAGCGGGAAAGCGCTTAA
- a CDS encoding VOC family protein: MRILKIDHINIRTPLFEETLRFYEDCLGMQRGPAGSVHGRAQNLWLYADGVPMIHVNGPTGDEVVADIGVKGRLDHFALACAGLAQWRAHLTARGVDFREARLQGREVTQLNLLDPNGVKIELQFNEV, translated from the coding sequence ATGCGGATTTTGAAGATCGACCATATCAACATCCGCACGCCCCTGTTCGAGGAAACGCTGCGCTTTTACGAGGATTGCCTTGGCATGCAGCGCGGCCCGGCAGGATCGGTCCATGGGCGGGCGCAAAACCTGTGGCTCTATGCCGATGGCGTGCCGATGATCCATGTGAACGGGCCGACCGGGGATGAGGTGGTGGCCGATATTGGCGTCAAAGGTCGCCTCGACCATTTCGCGCTGGCCTGCGCCGGGCTGGCGCAATGGCGCGCCCATTTGACCGCGCGGGGCGTCGATTTCCGCGAGGCGCGCCTGCAGGGGCGCGAGGTGACGCAGCTCAATCTGCTGGACCCCAATGGGGTGAAGATCGAGCTGCAATTCAACGAGGTTTAA
- a CDS encoding carboxylesterase/lipase family protein, with protein sequence MKGIAFATSMIAIASGAAALQAADRSMQPIPSDPIETSSGRVAGTALASGVRAYLGVPFAAPPTGDLRWAPPKPAHWTGIFNADRKGPACIQVLRPHDINHYFGEEATGEDCLTLNLWTNAKAGEKRPVVVFIYGGGFTIGSSGMANYDGEAMAKAGAVFVNFNYRVGALGFLAHPELTKEQGGASGNYGLMDQTLALQWVRDNIAKFGGDPDKVVIMGQSAGAGSVAAQVLAPAARGLFRAAVMSSGCNLRGAKPTLADAEKIGLAFQEKLGAKSLSEMRAMAADRILATQSESQLGLSVAGVRINGPIVDGRVLPQQAADAVAGGNFTHVPMVASFNEDDMAFGFDAITGAKTVAEYQAGAQKLFGADAPAFLKLYPVKTDADVRSAARRAAQDANLAASARACAVDTASQNVPVFIDEYARRHPYIPGVKLADQDTATVGAYHTADIPYWFGTQDAYNWQRPTRQWTEWDRTLSKQMMEALLALANTGSPDTPAMPWKPWSAKNDTLVWLGDKVETVKLNVAGQTWLAAHRPAASAQPPRLSRPRD encoded by the coding sequence ATGAAGGGCATTGCTTTTGCCACAAGCATGATAGCGATTGCATCAGGCGCCGCCGCCTTGCAGGCCGCCGACCGCTCGATGCAACCGATCCCCTCGGACCCCATCGAAACCAGCAGCGGCCGCGTGGCGGGCACCGCGCTGGCCTCGGGGGTGCGGGCCTATCTGGGCGTGCCCTTTGCCGCGCCGCCCACCGGCGATCTGCGCTGGGCCCCGCCCAAGCCCGCCCATTGGACCGGCATTTTCAACGCCGACCGCAAGGGTCCGGCATGCATTCAGGTACTGCGCCCGCATGACATCAACCACTATTTCGGCGAGGAAGCGACCGGCGAGGATTGCCTGACGCTCAACCTGTGGACCAACGCCAAGGCGGGCGAGAAGCGGCCCGTGGTCGTCTTCATCTATGGCGGCGGTTTTACCATCGGCTCGTCCGGCATGGCCAATTATGATGGCGAGGCCATGGCCAAGGCAGGCGCGGTCTTCGTCAATTTCAACTATCGCGTGGGGGCTCTGGGCTTCCTGGCCCATCCTGAACTGACCAAAGAGCAAGGCGGCGCATCGGGCAATTATGGGCTGATGGACCAGACGCTGGCGCTGCAATGGGTGCGCGACAATATCGCCAAATTTGGCGGCGACCCGGACAAGGTGGTGATCATGGGCCAGTCGGCGGGCGCAGGCTCGGTGGCGGCGCAGGTGTTGGCCCCGGCGGCGCGAGGGCTGTTCCGCGCGGCGGTGATGTCCTCGGGCTGCAACCTGCGCGGAGCCAAGCCCACGCTGGCCGATGCGGAAAAGATCGGTCTGGCGTTTCAGGAAAAGCTGGGCGCGAAAAGCCTGAGCGAGATGCGCGCCATGGCGGCGGATCGTATTCTGGCCACGCAATCGGAATCGCAACTGGGTCTGTCGGTTGCGGGCGTGCGGATCAACGGGCCGATCGTCGATGGCCGCGTCCTGCCGCAACAGGCCGCCGATGCCGTGGCGGGCGGCAATTTCACGCACGTGCCGATGGTCGCCTCGTTCAACGAGGATGACATGGCCTTTGGCTTTGACGCCATAACGGGCGCAAAAACCGTGGCCGAATATCAGGCGGGCGCGCAAAAGCTGTTTGGCGCCGATGCTCCGGCTTTCCTGAAGCTCTATCCGGTCAAGACCGACGCAGATGTGCGCAGCGCCGCCCGCCGCGCCGCGCAGGATGCCAATCTGGCCGCCTCGGCCCGGGCCTGCGCGGTTGATACCGCATCCCAGAACGTCCCGGTCTTCATCGACGAATATGCCCGCCGCCATCCCTATATTCCGGGCGTCAAACTGGCCGATCAGGACACCGCCACCGTGGGCGCCTATCACACCGCCGACATCCCCTATTGGTTCGGCACGCAGGACGCCTATAACTGGCAACGCCCGACCCGCCAGTGGACTGAATGGGACCGCACCCTGTCGAAACAGATGATGGAAGCGCTGCTGGCGCTAGCCAACACCGGATCGCCCGACACGCCCGCCATGCCGTGGAAACCGTGGAGCGCGAAGAATGACACGCTGGTCTGGTTGGGCGACAAGGTGGAAACGGTGAAGCTCAATGTGGCTGGACAGACCTGGCTGGCCGCGCATAGACCTGCCGCCTCGGCCCAGCCGCCCCGCCTGTCGCGGCCGCGCGACTAA
- a CDS encoding bifunctional sugar phosphate isomerase/epimerase/4-hydroxyphenylpyruvate dioxygenase family protein yields MTFKTSIATVSISGALSDKLRAIAEAGYGGAEIFENDLLSAPESAREIGALMRELDLACTMFQPFRDLEGLPDDLRARAFERMKRKFDVMEQLGTDLVLLCSNCSPHAMDDRQRMLDDLHELGEMAAAHGKRVGYEALAWGRHVADHRDSWALVRDVDHPAIGLVLDGFHSLARRIPSASIGDIRPEKLFIVQVADAPMLDMDYLNWSRHFRCMPGQGDFPLAEWAAAIARTGYDGWWSLEIFNDRFRAGSAHQVARDGHRSLRLLEDQATRLLKRPSPMPPRIAPKGVEFIEFAASHEEAEDFARVFRALGFAPVGQHRSKDVTRWAQGYINLVVNSEPEGLAHSFDIVHGGSVCAIGLAVPDQEAALARAEALDIPRFAQPVGPDEWEIPSLRGVGGSLLYLVDADTRAAMWADEFPRAVEPAPAAPLLTRVDHIAQTMQYEEMLSWLLYYHALLDVKKTPQLEIADPMGLVYSQAVETADGALRFTLNGSMAVQSLSSRFIQAYFGAGVQHIAFACDDVFAAAQSAADAGLPVLDIGPNYYEDLEAKYALDPELLARMERLNILYDRDGEAEYFQFYTRAVAKRVFFEVVERRGYDGYGAVNAPIRLNAQAKYRDPLV; encoded by the coding sequence ATGACATTCAAGACCTCTATCGCCACCGTCTCGATCAGCGGGGCGCTCTCGGATAAATTGCGCGCCATTGCCGAGGCGGGCTATGGCGGGGCCGAGATTTTCGAGAACGACCTGCTCTCCGCGCCCGAGAGCGCGCGCGAAATCGGCGCGCTGATGCGCGAGCTGGATCTGGCCTGCACGATGTTTCAGCCCTTCCGCGATCTGGAGGGCCTGCCCGACGATCTGCGCGCCCGCGCTTTTGAGCGGATGAAGCGCAAGTTCGACGTGATGGAGCAACTGGGCACCGATCTGGTGCTGCTCTGCTCCAATTGTTCGCCCCACGCGATGGATGATCGCCAGAGGATGCTGGATGATCTCCATGAACTGGGCGAGATGGCCGCCGCCCATGGCAAGCGCGTGGGCTATGAGGCGCTGGCGTGGGGGCGCCATGTGGCTGATCACCGCGACAGCTGGGCGCTGGTGCGCGATGTGGATCACCCGGCCATCGGTCTTGTGCTCGACGGGTTCCATTCGCTGGCCCGCCGCATTCCCTCGGCCAGCATCGGCGACATCCGGCCCGAAAAGCTGTTCATCGTGCAGGTGGCCGATGCGCCGATGCTGGACATGGATTACCTCAACTGGTCGCGCCATTTCCGCTGTATGCCGGGGCAAGGCGATTTCCCGCTGGCCGAATGGGCCGCCGCGATTGCGCGCACCGGCTATGACGGTTGGTGGAGCCTTGAGATTTTCAACGACCGTTTCCGCGCCGGGTCCGCGCATCAGGTGGCCCGCGACGGGCATCGCTCGCTGCGCCTGCTGGAGGATCAGGCGACGCGTTTGCTGAAACGCCCCTCGCCCATGCCGCCGCGCATTGCGCCCAAGGGCGTGGAATTCATCGAATTTGCCGCATCCCACGAGGAAGCCGAGGATTTCGCCCGCGTATTCCGCGCGCTGGGTTTCGCGCCCGTGGGACAGCATCGCAGCAAGGACGTGACGCGCTGGGCGCAGGGCTACATCAACCTTGTCGTCAATTCCGAACCCGAAGGTCTGGCGCATAGTTTCGATATCGTCCACGGCGGCTCGGTCTGCGCCATCGGCCTTGCCGTGCCGGATCAAGAGGCCGCCTTGGCCCGCGCCGAGGCGTTGGATATTCCCCGCTTTGCTCAGCCGGTGGGGCCGGATGAATGGGAAATTCCCTCGCTGCGCGGCGTGGGGGGCAGTCTGCTCTATCTGGTCGATGCCGATACGCGCGCGGCGATGTGGGCCGATGAATTTCCGCGCGCCGTCGAGCCCGCCCCCGCCGCGCCCCTGCTGACCCGCGTCGATCATATTGCCCAGACCATGCAATATGAGGAAATGCTGAGCTGGCTGCTCTACTATCACGCGCTGCTGGATGTGAAAAAGACGCCCCAACTTGAGATCGCCGATCCGATGGGTCTGGTTTACAGCCAAGCGGTGGAGACCGCCGATGGGGCTTTGCGCTTTACCCTGAACGGCTCGATGGCAGTGCAGTCGCTCTCCTCGCGCTTCATTCAGGCGTATTTCGGCGCGGGCGTCCAACATATCGCCTTTGCCTGCGATGATGTGTTTGCCGCAGCCCAGAGCGCCGCCGATGCGGGCCTGCCGGTGCTGGATATCGGCCCCAATTATTACGAGGATCTGGAGGCGAAATATGCCCTCGATCCCGAACTTCTGGCGCGGATGGAGCGGCTGAACATTCTCTATGACCGCGACGGAGAGGCGGAATATTTCCAGTTCTACACCCGCGCCGTGGCCAAGCGCGTGTTTTTCGAGGTGGTCGAGCGGCGCGGTTATGATGGCTATGGCGCCGTCAACGCACCGATCCGCCTCAATGCACAGGCCAAATACCGCGACCCGCTCGTCTGA